The stretch of DNA TCGACGAGCAGGCGATCCAGCGCCTCGCCGCCTTCGCCCTCGACGCGCTGCACGTCCACGCGGACGCCGAGCTCGCGATCGTCCTCGTCGACGAGGGGGCGATGGAGCAGCTGCACGTCCGGTGGATGGACGAGCCGGGGCCGACGGACGTCCTCAGCTTCCCGATGGACGAGCTCCGCCCCGGGACCGAGGACGAGCCGACGCCGGCCGGGCTGCTCGGCGACATCGTCGTGTGCCCGCAGGTCGCGGCGGAGCAGGCGAGGACCGCGGGGCACACCACGACCGACGAGATGCTGCTCCTCACCTGCCACGGCATCCTGCACCTGCTCGGGTTCGACCACGCCGAGCCGGAGGAGAAGGCCGAGATGTTCGGGCTGCAGGGCGAGATCCTCTCCGCCTTCGCCGCGCAGCGCCGCGGGCGGTGACCTGATGGTGCTCGTCGCCGTCCTGCTCGCGGTGGCGTTCGTGCTGGTCGTCGTCGGCGGTCTGCTCGCCGCGTCCGACGCCGCGCTGACCGTGCTGTCCCGCGCCGACCTCGACGAGATCGCGCGCGGCAGCCGCAACCGTCGTGCGATCGAGGCCGTGGCCGACGACGTCGGCGCGCACGTCAACGCGCTGAACTTCGTCCGGGTGCTCGCCGAGACCGCCGCCGCGGTGCTCGTCACGATCGCCCTCGTCACGGTGTTCGACACCTGGTGGGTGGCGCTGATCGTGTCCGCGGCGATCATGACGGCCGTGTCGTTCGTGCTCGTCGGGTCGAGCCCGCGCAGCGTCGGACGCGCCCACGCCGAGCGGCTCATCGGGGCGACCGGCGGTCTCGTGCGCGCCGTCCGCATCGTGCTCGGCCCGCTCGCCGGCCTGCTCGTGGCGATCGGCGACCGTGTCACGCCCGGGCGCGGACGCAGCGCGTCGACGGTCTCGAGCGAGGAGCAGTTGCTGTCGCTCGTCGACGAGGCGACCGAGAGCAACGTGCTCGAACAGGACGACCGCGAACTCATCCACTCGGTCTTCGAGTTCAGCGACACGCTGGTGCGCGAGGTCATGGTGCCCCGCACCGACATGCTCACCGTGGACGGCACAGCCACGCTCGCCGCCGGGATGGAACGCTTCCTCGTCGCCGGGGTCTCGCGGATGCCCGTCACCGGCAAGGACAGCGACGACGTGCTCGGCGTGCTCTACCTGCGTGACGTGTCGCGTGCGCTGTACGAGCGGCCGGGCAGCGAGCGCGAACCGGTGACGACCCTGCTGCGACCGGCCGAGTTCGTCCCCGAGTCGAAGCCTGCGGACGACACCCTGCGGCACATGCAGGTCGCGAAGAACCACCTGGTGCTCGTCGTCGACGAGTACGGCGGTGTCGCCGGGCTGGTCACGATGGAGGACCTGATCGAGGAACTCGTCGGGGACATCTCCGACGAGTATGACCGCACCGTCGTCGACCGCACCGAGGTCGGCCCGGGGGTCTGGCGGATCTCCGCGCGCATGCCGATCGACGAGCTCGGCGACCTGTTCGGCATCGAGCTCGAGGACGACGACGTCGACACCGCCGGCGGCCTGCTCACGAAGGAGCTCGGTCGGCTGCCGGTCCGCGGCGAGCAGGTCACCGTCTCCGGGCTCGAGCTCACGGCCGACCGGGTCGAGGGCAAGCGCCGCCACCTGATCACCGTCCTCGCCGAGCGGAGCGCCGCACTGCAGGACGCCGAGGACGCCCTCGACGACACCACTCCGAGCACGACGGGAACACCGAACGCATGACCGAGCACGAACCCGACCACGGCACCGACACGGGCACGACCGACGACGCGACGACGCAGCCGTACCGCGCGGGCTTCGTCTCCTTCGTGGGACGTCCGAACGTCGGCAAGTCGACGCTGACGAACGCGCTGGTCGGCGAGAAGGTGGCGATCACCTCGTCGAAGCCGCAGACCACGCGACGTGCGATCCGCGGCGTGGTCCACCGGACCGACGGCCAGGTCATCATCGTCGACACACCGGGTGTGCACCGCCCCCGCACCCTGCTCGGCGAGCGGCTGAACGACCTGGTGCAGTCGACGCTCGGCGACGTGGACGTGATCGGCTTCTGCGTCCCGGCGAACGAGCCGATCGGGCCCGGCGACAAGTTCATCAACGAGTCGCTCGACCAGTACCCCCGGGCGAAGAAGATCGCCATCGTCACGAAGATCGACCGCACGCCGAAGGACCGCGTCGGCGAGCAGCTCCTCGCGGTGTCGCAGCTGCGGGACTGGGACGCCATCGTGCCGACCTCGGGTACGAAGGGGCTGCAGCTCGAGGCCCTGCTCGGGGAGATCACGAAGCTGCTGCCCGAATCGCCGCAGCTCTACGACGCGTCCACCGTGACCGAGGAGACCGACGAGGACCGCATCGCCGAGCTCATCCGCGAAGCCGCCCTCGAGGGGGTGCGCGACGAGCTGCCGCACTCGCTCGCGGTGGTCATCGAGGACGTCGTCGAGCCGGACGAGGACGACGACCCGGACGGACCCCTGAGGATCTTCGCGAACCTGTTCGTCGAGCGCGACAGCCAGAAGGCCATCGTCATCGGTCGGGGCGGGGAGCGGCTCAAGGACGTCGGATCCCGAGCGCGCGCCGAGATCGAGTCCCTGCTCGCCGGCCGCCACGTGTACCTCAACATCCGCGTGAAGGTCGCGAAGGAGTGGCAGCGCGACCCGAAGCAGCTCGGACGCCTCGGCTTCTGACCGGGGTCATCCCCTGGTCGGACGCGCGCCGCCCGGCCGGGCCGTAGCGTGGGGTGGTGTTCCGTCCCATGCTGCGCGCGCAGCTCGTCACCGACGCCACCGCCGCGGTGCTGCTCGGGGGACTCCTGGTGCTCCTGCGCGTCTCGGCCGACCAGTCGTTCCTCTGGCTGGTGACCGTCGTCGGGCTGAGCGCAGCCCTGGCGATCCGTCGGCTCTCGCCCGGTCTGGCGCTCGCCCTCTGCTGGGTCGTCGCGGTCTTCGAGATGGCGACCTGGCAGACGCAGCCCGACCCGTCGAACGTGCTCATGGCCGGGGTCCTCTTCACCACGAGCGCCTACGGCAGCCGTCGCGTCCGGATCGCGGGGCTCGTCTCGGCCGTCGGTGGGTCGTTCGTCGCGGCGGGCTACATCGGGCTGCAGGACTACCAGCGGCGCTCCGGCATCCAGACCGCTTCGACACCGGCACTCGAGACCCTGCAGGTCGTCATCGCCGCCTTCGCAGCAGTCCTCCTGCTGCTCCTGCTCCCGTGGCTCGCCGGACTGGTCCGACGGGCACGCCGGTCCGCGAGCATGAGCCGCGAGGCCCAGCTCGTCGCCGAACGCGACGCGGCCAGGGCGGACCGTGCGGTCGCCGTCGAACAGGAGCGCGTGCGCATCGCTCGCGACATGCACGACATCGTCGCCCATTCGCTCGCGGTCGTGATCGCGCAGGCGGACGGCGCCCGGTACGCCGCGAAGGCGGACCCCGCCGTCGCCGACCAGGCGCTCGCCACCATCTCGACCACCGCGCGCAGCGCCCTCGGGGATGTCCGCGAACTCCTCGGCGCCCTGCGGCACGAGCAGGGGACGGTGCCGACGCCCGAGGCGGCCGACCTCGAGGTGCTGGTGGCCGAGATGCGCGAGGTCGGCCTCGACGTCCGCGTGGACCGGGAGGGCGACCCGTCCGGGCTGCCGACGACGACGCAGCTCGCCGTCTACCGCATCGTGCAGGAGAGCCTGACGAACGCGTGGAAGCACGGCGAAGGCGGCACGCCGGTCCACGCGTCCCTGACCTACCGACCCGACACCGTGGAGATCACGGTGGTCAACCGACGGGCCGACGACGGCACGCGCGGCCCCGGTACCGGACACGGGCTCGTCGGCATGCGCGAGCGCGTCGCGATGACCGGCGGATCGATGACGGCGGGGCCGCGCGGCGACGACTTCACGGTGGCCGTCCGCATGCCGGCGGTCCCCGCCAGCGGCCAGTTCCCTCGAGGCCGCATCACCCAGACGGAGCAGGAGCGCACCAGATGACCACGACCCAGCCGACCGGCAGCCCGATCCGGGTCGCCCTCGTCGACGACCAGGCGCTCTTCCGCACGGGCATCAGGATGCTCATCGACTCCCAGCCCGACCTGCAGTTCGTCGGTGAGGCCGGAGACGGGGCCGAAGGAGCCGAGCTCGTCCGCCGCACCGGCGCCGACGTCGTGCTCATGGACGTCCGCATGCCCGTGATGGACGGCATCACCGCGACCGCGAAGATCGTGGAGCAGGGCGGGGCGGAGGCCGCGAAGGTCCTCGTGCTCACCACCTTCGACTTCGACGAAGCGGCCGCGAAGGCGATCCGGGCCGGTGCGAGCGGCTTCGTGCTCAAGGACGCCGACCCGGAGTTCCTGCTCGCCGCGGTCCGCACCGTGCACGCCGGCACGGCCGTGTTCGCCGCCTCGGCCACCCGTGAGCTCCTCCGCCGCTACGACGACGGCGCGGCACAGGCCGCTGCGGTCCCGGCCGCCTTCGCCGAACTGACGCCGCGCGAGCGGGAGATCTTCGACCTCGCGGCGCGCGGCTGGAGCAACAGCGAGATCGCGCAGCACGAGTACGTCAGCGAGGCGACGGTCAAGACGCACATCTCGCGGGTGCTCACGAAGCTCGACCTGCGCGACCGCGTCCGGCTGGTCGTGTTCGCGCACGAGCACGGACTGGTGCCGAAGGCGGAGTGACGCCGCCTCCGGGCGGACGCACCGTCATCCGACAGGATGACCCCTCCACAGCAGGACGAGCCGAGCGGACCATCCACAGGAGCCGCGTGACGGACGCGGGGCGGGCCTCCCGGACGCGAAGCTCGGAGCATGACCACCAACCAGACCCCGATCATCCGGCTCGACCACGTCTCCAAGCACTACGGGGACGCGGCCCGACTCGTCACCGCGCTCGACGACGTCAGCGTCGACATCGGTGCGGGGGAGTTCACCGCGGTGATGGGGCCGTCGGGTTCCGGCAAGTCGACGCTGATGCACGTTGCCGCCGGGCTCGACTCCGTGAGCACCGGGCGCATCACCATCGACGGGGTCGACATCACCGGCCTCGGGGACCGCGAGCTCACCGAGCTGCGACGGCGACGACTGGGCTTCGTGTTCCAGTCGTTCAACCTCGTCCCGACGCTCGACGTGCGCGAGAACATCCGGCTGCCGTTCCTGCTCGGTGGGCAGCAGCCGAGCCGCGACGAATCGGCGTGGATCGACCGGCTCGTCGACCTGCTCGGCCTGGGCGACCGGCTGAGCCACCGGCCGCACCAGCTCTCCGGCGGCCAGCAGCAGCGCGTCGCCATCGCCCGCGCGCTCGCCTCGCGTCCCGCCGTGGTGGTCGCTGACGAACCGACCGGCGCACTGGACTCCCGCACCGGGCGCGACGTCCTCGCGATCCTCCGCGGCGCGGTGCAGGAGTGGGGGCAGAGCGTCGTGATGGTCACGCACGACCCGACCGCCGCCGCGAACGCCGACCGGATCCTCTTCCTGGCCGACGGACGCATCGTCGACGACCGTCCCGCGATGAGCGCCGCCGAGATCTCGGCGACCATGCTCGGGATGGAGGCAGCCGCGTGACCGGCCTGCGCACGTTCGCCCCGACGGTCCTCGTCGCAGCCCTCGGCACGACGTTCGGGTCCGCCCTCGTCATCGCCCCCGGGATCGTCACGCAGGCGATGGGGGCCACGGGACTCGACGACCTGGCACCCGTGCGGGCGATCCTGTCCGTCGTCGGCTGGCTGTTCCTCGCCATCGCCTTGTACGTCGGTGCGATCGTCACGGCGAACACCTGCGCCACGATCATCGCCGGGCAGACCCGCACGATCGCGCTGCAGCGGCTGATCGGCGCGACGGGGGCGGGGCTGCGTGCCAGGACGACCCGGACCGGACTCCTCGTCGGAGCGGTCGGTGGTGCCGTCGGGACCGTGGTCGGCACCGGGCTGTCCGCGATGTTCGTCACGGTGCTGCGGACCGACGGGTTCCTCCCCGACACGACCTACGACCTGGTCCCGTGGGAGCTCGCGCTGCCGCTGGTCGCCGTCGTCCTGGCGACCTGGGGTGCGTTCGCTGCGGGGTCGCGTCGCGTGCTGACGGTCACCCCGCTGCAGGCGCTCTCCTCCAGCGTCGAACCGAGCCGCGCCGACGTCCGCTCGGGCAGGGCACGCACGGTGTGGGCGGTCCTGCTCGTGACCTCCGGTGCGCTGCTGATGGTGCTCGGGCTCGTGCTCAGCCCCGCGACGCCCGCCGCCGTGCTGCCCGCGGCGCTCGGCGGCTTCGTCTCCTTCGCCGGCGTCGCGGTCGGCGCGACGATCGTGATGCCGCCGGTCCTGCAGCTCATCGGCAGGATCGGTTCGCGTGACCCAGTCGTCCTGCTCGCGGGTCGGAACGCGATGCGTGCCCCCGGTCGGTCGTCGAGGGCGACGATCGGGCTCGTCATCGGCGTGACGCTGCTGGTCACCTTCGCGGTCGCACTCGGGATCATGCAGCACGTGGTCGAGACCCAGATGGCCGCCATGGGCGACGGGTCGCTGCCGGCGGACGCGGTGCAGGCGCAACGGGACTTCTTCGTGCAGCTGAACGCCGTGGTGAGCGTCATCGTCGGGTTCTCCGCCGTCATCGCCGCGGTCGGCGTCGTGAACGCCCTGGCACTCGGTGTGCTCCAGCGACGTCGCGAGCTCGGTCTGCTGCGCGTGCTCGGGCTCACCGGGGCGCAGGTCCGTCGGACGATCGTCACCGAGGCCGTGCAGATGGTGGTCGCG from Curtobacterium sp. SGAir0471 encodes:
- the era gene encoding GTPase Era encodes the protein MTEHEPDHGTDTGTTDDATTQPYRAGFVSFVGRPNVGKSTLTNALVGEKVAITSSKPQTTRRAIRGVVHRTDGQVIIVDTPGVHRPRTLLGERLNDLVQSTLGDVDVIGFCVPANEPIGPGDKFINESLDQYPRAKKIAIVTKIDRTPKDRVGEQLLAVSQLRDWDAIVPTSGTKGLQLEALLGEITKLLPESPQLYDASTVTEETDEDRIAELIREAALEGVRDELPHSLAVVIEDVVEPDEDDDPDGPLRIFANLFVERDSQKAIVIGRGGERLKDVGSRARAEIESLLAGRHVYLNIRVKVAKEWQRDPKQLGRLGF
- a CDS encoding sensor histidine kinase, whose amino-acid sequence is MFRPMLRAQLVTDATAAVLLGGLLVLLRVSADQSFLWLVTVVGLSAALAIRRLSPGLALALCWVVAVFEMATWQTQPDPSNVLMAGVLFTTSAYGSRRVRIAGLVSAVGGSFVAAGYIGLQDYQRRSGIQTASTPALETLQVVIAAFAAVLLLLLLPWLAGLVRRARRSASMSREAQLVAERDAARADRAVAVEQERVRIARDMHDIVAHSLAVVIAQADGARYAAKADPAVADQALATISTTARSALGDVRELLGALRHEQGTVPTPEAADLEVLVAEMREVGLDVRVDREGDPSGLPTTTQLAVYRIVQESLTNAWKHGEGGTPVHASLTYRPDTVEITVVNRRADDGTRGPGTGHGLVGMRERVAMTGGSMTAGPRGDDFTVAVRMPAVPASGQFPRGRITQTEQERTR
- a CDS encoding ABC transporter ATP-binding protein; translated protein: MTTNQTPIIRLDHVSKHYGDAARLVTALDDVSVDIGAGEFTAVMGPSGSGKSTLMHVAAGLDSVSTGRITIDGVDITGLGDRELTELRRRRLGFVFQSFNLVPTLDVRENIRLPFLLGGQQPSRDESAWIDRLVDLLGLGDRLSHRPHQLSGGQQQRVAIARALASRPAVVVADEPTGALDSRTGRDVLAILRGAVQEWGQSVVMVTHDPTAAANADRILFLADGRIVDDRPAMSAAEISATMLGMEAAA
- the ybeY gene encoding rRNA maturation RNase YbeY → MSIELNNESGVEVDEQAIQRLAAFALDALHVHADAELAIVLVDEGAMEQLHVRWMDEPGPTDVLSFPMDELRPGTEDEPTPAGLLGDIVVCPQVAAEQARTAGHTTTDEMLLLTCHGILHLLGFDHAEPEEKAEMFGLQGEILSAFAAQRRGR
- a CDS encoding response regulator transcription factor, whose product is MTTTQPTGSPIRVALVDDQALFRTGIRMLIDSQPDLQFVGEAGDGAEGAELVRRTGADVVLMDVRMPVMDGITATAKIVEQGGAEAAKVLVLTTFDFDEAAAKAIRAGASGFVLKDADPEFLLAAVRTVHAGTAVFAASATRELLRRYDDGAAQAAAVPAAFAELTPREREIFDLAARGWSNSEIAQHEYVSEATVKTHISRVLTKLDLRDRVRLVVFAHEHGLVPKAE
- a CDS encoding hemolysin family protein → MVLVAVLLAVAFVLVVVGGLLAASDAALTVLSRADLDEIARGSRNRRAIEAVADDVGAHVNALNFVRVLAETAAAVLVTIALVTVFDTWWVALIVSAAIMTAVSFVLVGSSPRSVGRAHAERLIGATGGLVRAVRIVLGPLAGLLVAIGDRVTPGRGRSASTVSSEEQLLSLVDEATESNVLEQDDRELIHSVFEFSDTLVREVMVPRTDMLTVDGTATLAAGMERFLVAGVSRMPVTGKDSDDVLGVLYLRDVSRALYERPGSEREPVTTLLRPAEFVPESKPADDTLRHMQVAKNHLVLVVDEYGGVAGLVTMEDLIEELVGDISDEYDRTVVDRTEVGPGVWRISARMPIDELGDLFGIELEDDDVDTAGGLLTKELGRLPVRGEQVTVSGLELTADRVEGKRRHLITVLAERSAALQDAEDALDDTTPSTTGTPNA
- a CDS encoding ABC transporter permease yields the protein MTGLRTFAPTVLVAALGTTFGSALVIAPGIVTQAMGATGLDDLAPVRAILSVVGWLFLAIALYVGAIVTANTCATIIAGQTRTIALQRLIGATGAGLRARTTRTGLLVGAVGGAVGTVVGTGLSAMFVTVLRTDGFLPDTTYDLVPWELALPLVAVVLATWGAFAAGSRRVLTVTPLQALSSSVEPSRADVRSGRARTVWAVLLVTSGALLMVLGLVLSPATPAAVLPAALGGFVSFAGVAVGATIVMPPVLQLIGRIGSRDPVVLLAGRNAMRAPGRSSRATIGLVIGVTLLVTFAVALGIMQHVVETQMAAMGDGSLPADAVQAQRDFFVQLNAVVSVIVGFSAVIAAVGVVNALALGVLQRRRELGLLRVLGLTGAQVRRTIVTEAVQMVVAAVVTGLVLGTIYGWVGGQTMLGSLGTVVTPVLPPATVAVVVVGALVLAVVATVAPVRRAMRVSPTEALAVD